Proteins encoded in a region of the Anopheles aquasalis chromosome 2, idAnoAquaMG_Q_19, whole genome shotgun sequence genome:
- the LOC126569413 gene encoding period circadian protein isoform X1, with translation MSTTGMETMEGAESTHNTKVSDSAYSNSCSNSQSQRSGSSKSRHSGSNSSGSSGYGGKASTQASSIPPVPQPAIKRTKDKDRKKKKLKTSTDGSTNVAATTSVTVGGSTGATTTGQSTGTTLSNNGGDQGGNFAEGDHPTAAVSGIGGSAGGSTAGPTSSSNKELCSGQASATGNDDPIGCGELNEITGHEPGQEGSSDADPVTAGQISNEEKAKDNGMQTAKTGHSRTDRFELQKKLAQSVLPGPVPLPAGVASIVRSITSGDEGGLGSCCGAGVRGGATDSMQAAKRASASELPGAGLLMREVIGEQLKQQESNHHQSAQQHVAPQHHPTVQVQDTAQENHHHHHHHHHHQQQQRQGQGTHLQAPSHQLHPPQQQQQQQQQQQQQQSNTPRTNKPDVEDGFCCVISMHDGVVLFTTPSITHSLGFPKDMWLGRSFIDFVHPKDRATFASQITSKVVVPLGESKSGQKDQKNSLYVMLRKYRGLKTAGFGVTKTTVNYEPYRLVLTFREAPVENTDLVSGRSILLIISATPVKSIYREPNESLCERELKFSTRHTTSGVLSYVDGNSVESIGYLPQDILGRSIMELYHPDDMPILRKTYETVMVKGQTAGASFVGQPYRFLVNNGCYIVLSTEWTSFVNPWSRELEFVIGSHRILQGPSTADVFASGFYCQNQNQFPDEVLKEAKMIEEQILRLLKEPVAKPSDMVKQEVSKRCKALASFMEELMDEVAQPELKLNLLNESDFTFSERDSVMLGEISPHHEYFDSKSSSETPPSYNQLNYNENLQRFFDSRPAMNIEEPLKMDSSGGTNTETIDEQTHVSPNQRFSASGGGGSGGSAGNFSSESNAQMDSTTNTTSNTGGTGTGTSSGGGSFQPPTLTEELLDKHNEDMQKVMLKKHREARMVARGTEKNKKGPPDKGYAAVPVPHGVKRGSSHSWEGDPHKTIKHQHNADPSATGAGGPGVQQQQQLQQQQHQKGPVASQALQQQLLIQQQQQQQQQQQHHHQTQSQQPRQQLSSAHGLLHPSSMHQHSSSIPLLQQQLMPQMLPQSQAQPLHGTGYLGESVTASALQRMGGAGFATQAPSQLAYSSLTGGRTGDLWPPFSVSVTSMQASAGIGTASLVPSHSIFPTLFYIPTAAAAAAASTPQPAAVAAAVAELPRLNATVPVPYMAAGLMYPHPQLYQQSMLYPPMMYHAMPYQPLPPPCDTRNQQQQQQHQQQQQQQQQQQQHQRQQRQTVQCEQQQSNGGCSVVVGTGGNAGTQSGPPGSGTLRSGAGGGSGAGGAVGSQNREPQPQQSVEGGGQGTNGGGQDRGQHVGPCGSKRPARHTVAPSAGSGSLSQTPFQRPSSQATSVKAEPGSALGSIASASIVANRAFSETSKKDLTDSPVISNVDCADCALDEVLDKHTGSVAGVRGGVGGGRDGTLGTKNGGVGHRTGAQEKGPESGGHGRSQLGDRATVGLCEISDDMDESSFSSFYSSFLKTDNSSTEGGNNGAEKKDSSEMCWESSSNNANTGHEPPVDKNRGGGCGHGGSSDGMMVRPGTGDICRAKRRPNPPWLDNVCQTKDLIYRYQINERSLQELLDSDSLALKKISQPILVNDQLGQLYLDLELEGLSAKLSLSEATSGSSSDDCDTKDKTKVTKRNMKYSKLVMIYEENAPFPPPNEPEP, from the exons ATGTCGACCACGGGGATGGAAACCATGGAGGGTGCTGAATCGACGCACAACACGAAGGTGTCCGATTCCGCTTACtccaacagctgcagcaacagtcaGTCACAGAGAAG TGGAAGCTCGAAATCACGTCACAGTGGTAGCAACTCGTCCGGCAGCAGTGGCTACGGTGGTAAAGCATCGACCCAAGCGAGTAGCATCCCCCCCGTACCGCAGCCCGCGATCAAGCGCACAAAAGACAAGGatcgcaagaagaagaagctgaagacATCGACGGATGGCAGCACGAACGTTGCGGCCACGACCTCGGTTACGGTTGGTGGTAGTACCGGTGCCACAACAACAGGCCAATCCACTGGCACCACGCTCTCCAACAATGGCGGTGACCAGGGAGGAAATTTTGCGGAAGGAGACCATCCGACTGCGGCCGTATCGGGTATCGGCggttctgctggtggttctaCCGCTggaccaaccagcagcagcaacaaagagCTGTGCAGTGGCCAGGCCAGTGCCACTGGAAATGATGATCCGATCGGATGCGGTGAGCTGAACGAGATTACCGGCCATGAACCCGGCCAGGAAGGCAGCTCCGATGCAGATCCGGTGACTGCTGGGCAGATTTCGAACGAGGAAAAAG CTAAGGACAATGGTATGCAGACGGCCAAGACGGGACACTCGCGTACCGATCGCTTTGAGCTTCAGAAGAAGCTGGCTCAGAGCGTACTACCAGGACCGGTTCCACTGCCGGCCGGTGTAgcatcgatcgttcgctcgatcactTCCGGTGACGAGGGTGGTCTCGGTAGTTGCTGTGGCgctggtgtgcgtggtggtgccacTGACTCGATGCAAGCAGCCAAACGAGCTTCTGCGAGCGAACTGCCGGGGGCTGGACTTCTGATGCGTGAAGTGATCGGAGAGCAGCTGAAGCAACAGGAATCGAACCATCATCAGTCCGCTCAGCAGCACGTGGCACCGCAACATCATCCAACCGTGCAGGTGCAAGATACAGCCCaggaaaaccatcatcatcatcaccaccatcaccatcatcagcagcagcagcgacaaggGCAAGGAACTCATCTGCAAGCACCATCACACCAGCTGCATccaccgcagcaacaacagcagcaacaacaacagcaacagcaacaacaatcgaacACTCCGCGCACCAACAAACCGGACGTTGAGGATGGATTCTGTTGCGTCATCTCCATGCATGATGGCGTCGTCCTCTTCACGACACCGAGCATCACCCACAGTCTCGGCTTCCCCAAGGATATGTggctcggtcgttcgttcattGATTTCGTGCATCCCAAAGATCGGGCCACCTTTGCCAGCCAGATCACATCCAAGGTGGTGGTACCGCTTGGTGAGTCCAAGAGTGGCCAGAAAGACCAGAAGAACTCCCTGTACGTGATGCTGCGCAAATACCGGGGCCTAAAGACGGCCGGATTCGGAGTGACAAAGACGACGGTTAACTACGAACCTTACCGATTGGTGCTAACATTCCGAGAGGCACCGGTCGAGAATACGGATCTCGTCAGTGGCCGCAGTATCCTGCTCATCATCTCGGCCACACCGGTCAAGAGCATTTACCGGGAACCGAATGAGTCGCTGTGTGAGCGCGAACTCAAGTTCAGCACCCGGCACACGACTTCCGGTGTGCTGAGCTACGTGGACGGCAATTCCGTGGAATCGATCGGTTATCTACCGCAGGACATACTGGGCCGCTCGATTATGGAGCTGTACCATCCGGACGATATGCCAATTCTACGCAAAACCTACGAGACGGTAATGGTGAAGGGCCAGACCGCGGGTGCCTCGTTCGTCGGTCAACCGTACCGCTTTCTGGTCAACAATGGGTGCTACATTGTGCTGAGTACCGAGTGGACCAGCTTCGTGAATCCCTGGTCCCGGGAGCTAGAGTTTGTGATCGGAAGCCATCGGATCCTGCAGGGACCGTCGACGGCGGATGTGTTTGCGTCCGGGTTTTACTGTCAAAATCAGAACCAGTTCCCGGACGAGGTGCTGAAGGAGGCCAAGATGATCGAGGAGCAGATACTGCGCCTACTGAAGGAACCGGTGGCCAAACCGTCCGATATGGTGAAGCAGGAGGTGTCGAAGCGCTGCAAGGCGCTCGCTTCGTTCATGGAGGAACTGATGGATGAGGTAGCGCAGCCGGAACTGAAGCTGAACCTGCTGAACGAGTCCGACTTTACCTTCTCCGAGCGGGACTCGGTGATGCTGGGCGAGATCTCGCCCCATCACGAGTACTTCGACAGCAAGAGCTCCTCGGAGACACCGCCGAGCTACAATCAGCTAAACTACAACGAAAATTTGCAGCGTTTTTTTGACAGCCGCCCAGCGATGAACATCGAGGAACCGCTCAAGATGGACTCGTCCGGTGGCACCAACACGGAGACGATCGACGAACAGACGCACGTCAGCCCGAACCAGCGCTTCAGTGCGAGTGGTGGGGGCGGCAGTGGTGGCTCAGCCGGGAACTTTAGCTCCGAAAGTAATGCCCAGATGGACAGTACGACCAACACGACCAGCAACACGGGTGGAACGGGCACGGGGAcgtcgagtggtggtggtagctttCAACCGCCCACCCTGACCGAGGAACTGCTGGACAAACACAACGAGGACATGCAGAAGGTGATGCTGAAGAAGCACCGCGAGGCCCGAATGGTCGCCCGGGGTAcggagaagaacaagaagggTCCACCGGACAAAGGGTACGcggcggttccggttccgcacGGCGTGAAACGGGGTTCATCGCACTCCTGGGAGGGTGATCCGCATAAAACGATCAAACATCAGCACAATGCGGACCCGtcggccaccggtgctggAGGGCCTGGggtccaacagcagcaacaactgcaacagcagcagcatcagaagggACCTGTTGCTTCACAAGCCttacagcaacagcttcttatacagcagcaacagcagcagcagcagcagcaacagcatcaccatcagacGCAATCACAGCAACCACGCCAGCAACTCAGCTCTGCCCATGGCCTACTTCATCCGTCATCGATGCACCAGCATTCATCATCGATACCACTTCTTCAGCAACAGTTGATGCCGCAAATGCTGCCACAATCTCAAGCGCAGCCCTTGCATGGTACCGGGTACCTAGGGGAATCTGTCACCGCATCTGCCCTGCAGCGAATGGGAGGAGCTGGCTTTGCCACCCAAGCGCCATCCCAGCTAGCGTACAGTTCGTTGACCGGTGGGCGTACCGGTGACCTGTGGCCACCGTTCAGTGTTAGCGTGACATCGATGCAGGCGTCGGCCGGTATCGGTACGGCTAGTCTCGTACCCTCGCACAGCATCTTCCCGACGCTCTTCTACAtcccgacagcagcagcagccgcagccgcatcTACACCCCAACCGGCGGCCGTAGCAGCTGCTGTCGCTGAGCTGCCCCGGCTCAATGCCACCGTTCCAGTACCGTATATGGCCGCCGGTCTCATGTATCCACATCCGCAGCTGTACCAGCAATCGATGCTGTACCCTCCGATGATGTACCACGCGATGCCATATCaaccgttgccaccaccgtgtGACACGCGAAAC cagcagcaacaacaacaacatcaacagcagcagcaacaacagcagcaacaacagcaacatcaacgtCAGCAACGGCAGACGGTACAGtgcgaacagcagcaatcgaatGGCGGCTGCTCGGTGGTCGTGGGAACCGGTGGAAATGCTGGAACCCAATCAGGACCCCCAGGAAGTGGCACATTGcgatccggtgctggtggtggaagtggtgctggcggtgctgttgGTTCGCAAAACCGAGaaccgcagccacagcaatCCGTCGAAGGAGGAGGCCAAGGTACAAACGGAGGTGGACAAGATCGTGGCCAACACGTGGGTCCCTGTGGCAGCAAACGTCCGGCACGCCACACGGTCGCACCGTCCGCTGGCAGCGGATCCTTATCGCAAACTCCATTCCAGCGGCCCTCGTCGCAGGCAACATCCGTGAAGGCCGAACCTGGTTCGGCTCTCGGTAGCATTGCGTCCGCTTCGATCGTTGCCAATCGG GCATTTTCCGAGACTTCTAAGAAGGATCTAACCGATTCACCGGTCATCTCCAACGTGGACTGTGCCGATTGTGCACTGGATGAGGTTCTAGACAAACACACCggttcggtggccggtgttcgcggtggcgttggtggaggACGCGACGGCACCCTGGGTACCAAGAACGGTGGTGTTGGCCATCGTACTGGTGCACAGGAAAAGGGACCGGAAAGCGGTGGCCATGGAAGGAGCCAATTGGGTGATAGAGCCACCGTTGGTCTGTGCGAGATCAGTGATGATATGGATGAGTCCAGCTTCTCCAGTTTTTACTCCAGCTTCCTCAAAACGGACAATTCGTCCACCGAGGGTGGCAACAATGGGGCGGAGAAGAAGGACTCGAGCGAGATGTGCTGGGAAAGTAGCTCGAACAATGCCAACACCGGCCATGAACCGCCGGTGGACAAGAACCGAGGAGGTGGCTGTGGGCACGGTGGTAGCTCCGATGGAATGATGGTACGCCCGGGAACCGGGGACATATGCCGGGCGAAGCGACGACCAAACCCACCATGGCTCGATAACGTGTGCCAGACGAAGGATCTCATCTATCGCTATCAAATCAACGAGCGCTCGCTCCAGGAGCTGCTGGATTCCGATAGTTTAGCGCTCAAGAAGATCAGTCAG CCCATACTGGTGAACGATCAACTCGGTCAGCTGTACCTCGATCTTGAGCTGGAAGGCCTCTCGGCCAAGCTGTCCCTGAGCGAGGCGAcctcgggcagcagcagcgatgacTGCGACACAAAGGACAAAACCAAGGTGACCAAACGGAACATGAAGTACAGCAAGCTGGTCATGATCTACGAGGAGAATgcaccatttccaccaccgaacgaaccggaacCATGA
- the LOC126569413 gene encoding period circadian protein isoform X2 — protein MSTTGMETMEGAESTHNTKVSDSAYSNSCSNSQSQRSGSSKSRHSGSNSSGSSGYGGKASTQASSIPPVPQPAIKRTKDKDRKKKKLKTSTDGSTNVAATTSVTVGGSTGATTTGQSTGTTLSNNGGDQGGNFAEGDHPTAAVSGIGGSAGGSTAGPTSSSNKELCSGQASATGNDDPIGCGELNEITGHEPGQEGSSDADPVTAGQISNEEKAKDNGMQTAKTGHSRTDRFELQKKLAQSVLPGPVPLPAGVASIVRSITSGDEGGLGSCCGAGVRGGATDSMQAAKRASASELPGAGLLMREVIGEQLKQQESNHHQSAQQHVAPQHHPTVQVQDTAQENHHHHHHHHHHQQQQRQGQGTHLQAPSHQLHPPQQQQQQQQQQQQQQSNTPRTNKPDVEDGFCCVISMHDGVVLFTTPSITHSLGFPKDMWLGRSFIDFVHPKDRATFASQITSKVVVPLGESKSGQKDQKNSLYVMLRKYRGLKTAGFGVTKTTVNYEPYRLVLTFREAPVENTDLVSGRSILLIISATPVKSIYREPNESLCERELKFSTRHTTSGVLSYVDGNSVESIGYLPQDILGRSIMELYHPDDMPILRKTYETVMVKGQTAGASFVGQPYRFLVNNGCYIVLSTEWTSFVNPWSRELEFVIGSHRILQGPSTADVFASGFYCQNQNQFPDEVLKEAKMIEEQILRLLKEPVAKPSDMVKQEVSKRCKALASFMEELMDEVAQPELKLNLLNESDFTFSERDSVMLGEISPHHEYFDSKSSSETPPSYNQLNYNENLQRFFDSRPAMNIEEPLKMDSSGGTNTETIDEQTHVSPNQRFSASGGGGSGGSAGNFSSESNAQMDSTTNTTSNTGGTGTGTSSGGGSFQPPTLTEELLDKHNEDMQKVMLKKHREARMVARGTEKNKKGPPDKGYAAVPVPHGVKRGSSHSWEGDPHKTIKHQHNADPSATGAGGPGVQQQQQLQQQQHQKGPVASQALQQQLLIQQQQQQQQQQQHHHQTQSQQPRQQLSSAHGLLHPSSMHQHSSSIPLLQQQLMPQMLPQSQAQPLHGTGYLGESVTASALQRMGGAGFATQAPSQLAYSSLTGGRTGDLWPPFSVSVTSMQASAGIGTASLVPSHSIFPTLFYIPTAAAAAAASTPQPAAVAAAVAELPRLNATVPVPYMAAGLMYPHPQLYQQSMLYPPMMYHAMPYQPLPPPCDTRNQQQQQHQQQQQQQQQQQQHQRQQRQTVQCEQQQSNGGCSVVVGTGGNAGTQSGPPGSGTLRSGAGGGSGAGGAVGSQNREPQPQQSVEGGGQGTNGGGQDRGQHVGPCGSKRPARHTVAPSAGSGSLSQTPFQRPSSQATSVKAEPGSALGSIASASIVANRAFSETSKKDLTDSPVISNVDCADCALDEVLDKHTGSVAGVRGGVGGGRDGTLGTKNGGVGHRTGAQEKGPESGGHGRSQLGDRATVGLCEISDDMDESSFSSFYSSFLKTDNSSTEGGNNGAEKKDSSEMCWESSSNNANTGHEPPVDKNRGGGCGHGGSSDGMMVRPGTGDICRAKRRPNPPWLDNVCQTKDLIYRYQINERSLQELLDSDSLALKKISQPILVNDQLGQLYLDLELEGLSAKLSLSEATSGSSSDDCDTKDKTKVTKRNMKYSKLVMIYEENAPFPPPNEPEP, from the exons ATGTCGACCACGGGGATGGAAACCATGGAGGGTGCTGAATCGACGCACAACACGAAGGTGTCCGATTCCGCTTACtccaacagctgcagcaacagtcaGTCACAGAGAAG TGGAAGCTCGAAATCACGTCACAGTGGTAGCAACTCGTCCGGCAGCAGTGGCTACGGTGGTAAAGCATCGACCCAAGCGAGTAGCATCCCCCCCGTACCGCAGCCCGCGATCAAGCGCACAAAAGACAAGGatcgcaagaagaagaagctgaagacATCGACGGATGGCAGCACGAACGTTGCGGCCACGACCTCGGTTACGGTTGGTGGTAGTACCGGTGCCACAACAACAGGCCAATCCACTGGCACCACGCTCTCCAACAATGGCGGTGACCAGGGAGGAAATTTTGCGGAAGGAGACCATCCGACTGCGGCCGTATCGGGTATCGGCggttctgctggtggttctaCCGCTggaccaaccagcagcagcaacaaagagCTGTGCAGTGGCCAGGCCAGTGCCACTGGAAATGATGATCCGATCGGATGCGGTGAGCTGAACGAGATTACCGGCCATGAACCCGGCCAGGAAGGCAGCTCCGATGCAGATCCGGTGACTGCTGGGCAGATTTCGAACGAGGAAAAAG CTAAGGACAATGGTATGCAGACGGCCAAGACGGGACACTCGCGTACCGATCGCTTTGAGCTTCAGAAGAAGCTGGCTCAGAGCGTACTACCAGGACCGGTTCCACTGCCGGCCGGTGTAgcatcgatcgttcgctcgatcactTCCGGTGACGAGGGTGGTCTCGGTAGTTGCTGTGGCgctggtgtgcgtggtggtgccacTGACTCGATGCAAGCAGCCAAACGAGCTTCTGCGAGCGAACTGCCGGGGGCTGGACTTCTGATGCGTGAAGTGATCGGAGAGCAGCTGAAGCAACAGGAATCGAACCATCATCAGTCCGCTCAGCAGCACGTGGCACCGCAACATCATCCAACCGTGCAGGTGCAAGATACAGCCCaggaaaaccatcatcatcatcaccaccatcaccatcatcagcagcagcagcgacaaggGCAAGGAACTCATCTGCAAGCACCATCACACCAGCTGCATccaccgcagcaacaacagcagcaacaacaacagcaacagcaacaacaatcgaacACTCCGCGCACCAACAAACCGGACGTTGAGGATGGATTCTGTTGCGTCATCTCCATGCATGATGGCGTCGTCCTCTTCACGACACCGAGCATCACCCACAGTCTCGGCTTCCCCAAGGATATGTggctcggtcgttcgttcattGATTTCGTGCATCCCAAAGATCGGGCCACCTTTGCCAGCCAGATCACATCCAAGGTGGTGGTACCGCTTGGTGAGTCCAAGAGTGGCCAGAAAGACCAGAAGAACTCCCTGTACGTGATGCTGCGCAAATACCGGGGCCTAAAGACGGCCGGATTCGGAGTGACAAAGACGACGGTTAACTACGAACCTTACCGATTGGTGCTAACATTCCGAGAGGCACCGGTCGAGAATACGGATCTCGTCAGTGGCCGCAGTATCCTGCTCATCATCTCGGCCACACCGGTCAAGAGCATTTACCGGGAACCGAATGAGTCGCTGTGTGAGCGCGAACTCAAGTTCAGCACCCGGCACACGACTTCCGGTGTGCTGAGCTACGTGGACGGCAATTCCGTGGAATCGATCGGTTATCTACCGCAGGACATACTGGGCCGCTCGATTATGGAGCTGTACCATCCGGACGATATGCCAATTCTACGCAAAACCTACGAGACGGTAATGGTGAAGGGCCAGACCGCGGGTGCCTCGTTCGTCGGTCAACCGTACCGCTTTCTGGTCAACAATGGGTGCTACATTGTGCTGAGTACCGAGTGGACCAGCTTCGTGAATCCCTGGTCCCGGGAGCTAGAGTTTGTGATCGGAAGCCATCGGATCCTGCAGGGACCGTCGACGGCGGATGTGTTTGCGTCCGGGTTTTACTGTCAAAATCAGAACCAGTTCCCGGACGAGGTGCTGAAGGAGGCCAAGATGATCGAGGAGCAGATACTGCGCCTACTGAAGGAACCGGTGGCCAAACCGTCCGATATGGTGAAGCAGGAGGTGTCGAAGCGCTGCAAGGCGCTCGCTTCGTTCATGGAGGAACTGATGGATGAGGTAGCGCAGCCGGAACTGAAGCTGAACCTGCTGAACGAGTCCGACTTTACCTTCTCCGAGCGGGACTCGGTGATGCTGGGCGAGATCTCGCCCCATCACGAGTACTTCGACAGCAAGAGCTCCTCGGAGACACCGCCGAGCTACAATCAGCTAAACTACAACGAAAATTTGCAGCGTTTTTTTGACAGCCGCCCAGCGATGAACATCGAGGAACCGCTCAAGATGGACTCGTCCGGTGGCACCAACACGGAGACGATCGACGAACAGACGCACGTCAGCCCGAACCAGCGCTTCAGTGCGAGTGGTGGGGGCGGCAGTGGTGGCTCAGCCGGGAACTTTAGCTCCGAAAGTAATGCCCAGATGGACAGTACGACCAACACGACCAGCAACACGGGTGGAACGGGCACGGGGAcgtcgagtggtggtggtagctttCAACCGCCCACCCTGACCGAGGAACTGCTGGACAAACACAACGAGGACATGCAGAAGGTGATGCTGAAGAAGCACCGCGAGGCCCGAATGGTCGCCCGGGGTAcggagaagaacaagaagggTCCACCGGACAAAGGGTACGcggcggttccggttccgcacGGCGTGAAACGGGGTTCATCGCACTCCTGGGAGGGTGATCCGCATAAAACGATCAAACATCAGCACAATGCGGACCCGtcggccaccggtgctggAGGGCCTGGggtccaacagcagcaacaactgcaacagcagcagcatcagaagggACCTGTTGCTTCACAAGCCttacagcaacagcttcttatacagcagcaacagcagcagcagcagcagcaacagcatcaccatcagacGCAATCACAGCAACCACGCCAGCAACTCAGCTCTGCCCATGGCCTACTTCATCCGTCATCGATGCACCAGCATTCATCATCGATACCACTTCTTCAGCAACAGTTGATGCCGCAAATGCTGCCACAATCTCAAGCGCAGCCCTTGCATGGTACCGGGTACCTAGGGGAATCTGTCACCGCATCTGCCCTGCAGCGAATGGGAGGAGCTGGCTTTGCCACCCAAGCGCCATCCCAGCTAGCGTACAGTTCGTTGACCGGTGGGCGTACCGGTGACCTGTGGCCACCGTTCAGTGTTAGCGTGACATCGATGCAGGCGTCGGCCGGTATCGGTACGGCTAGTCTCGTACCCTCGCACAGCATCTTCCCGACGCTCTTCTACAtcccgacagcagcagcagccgcagccgcatcTACACCCCAACCGGCGGCCGTAGCAGCTGCTGTCGCTGAGCTGCCCCGGCTCAATGCCACCGTTCCAGTACCGTATATGGCCGCCGGTCTCATGTATCCACATCCGCAGCTGTACCAGCAATCGATGCTGTACCCTCCGATGATGTACCACGCGATGCCATATCaaccgttgccaccaccgtgtGACACGCGAAAC cagcaacaacaacaacatcaacagcagcagcaacaacagcagcaacaacagcaacatcaacgtCAGCAACGGCAGACGGTACAGtgcgaacagcagcaatcgaatGGCGGCTGCTCGGTGGTCGTGGGAACCGGTGGAAATGCTGGAACCCAATCAGGACCCCCAGGAAGTGGCACATTGcgatccggtgctggtggtggaagtggtgctggcggtgctgttgGTTCGCAAAACCGAGaaccgcagccacagcaatCCGTCGAAGGAGGAGGCCAAGGTACAAACGGAGGTGGACAAGATCGTGGCCAACACGTGGGTCCCTGTGGCAGCAAACGTCCGGCACGCCACACGGTCGCACCGTCCGCTGGCAGCGGATCCTTATCGCAAACTCCATTCCAGCGGCCCTCGTCGCAGGCAACATCCGTGAAGGCCGAACCTGGTTCGGCTCTCGGTAGCATTGCGTCCGCTTCGATCGTTGCCAATCGG GCATTTTCCGAGACTTCTAAGAAGGATCTAACCGATTCACCGGTCATCTCCAACGTGGACTGTGCCGATTGTGCACTGGATGAGGTTCTAGACAAACACACCggttcggtggccggtgttcgcggtggcgttggtggaggACGCGACGGCACCCTGGGTACCAAGAACGGTGGTGTTGGCCATCGTACTGGTGCACAGGAAAAGGGACCGGAAAGCGGTGGCCATGGAAGGAGCCAATTGGGTGATAGAGCCACCGTTGGTCTGTGCGAGATCAGTGATGATATGGATGAGTCCAGCTTCTCCAGTTTTTACTCCAGCTTCCTCAAAACGGACAATTCGTCCACCGAGGGTGGCAACAATGGGGCGGAGAAGAAGGACTCGAGCGAGATGTGCTGGGAAAGTAGCTCGAACAATGCCAACACCGGCCATGAACCGCCGGTGGACAAGAACCGAGGAGGTGGCTGTGGGCACGGTGGTAGCTCCGATGGAATGATGGTACGCCCGGGAACCGGGGACATATGCCGGGCGAAGCGACGACCAAACCCACCATGGCTCGATAACGTGTGCCAGACGAAGGATCTCATCTATCGCTATCAAATCAACGAGCGCTCGCTCCAGGAGCTGCTGGATTCCGATAGTTTAGCGCTCAAGAAGATCAGTCAG CCCATACTGGTGAACGATCAACTCGGTCAGCTGTACCTCGATCTTGAGCTGGAAGGCCTCTCGGCCAAGCTGTCCCTGAGCGAGGCGAcctcgggcagcagcagcgatgacTGCGACACAAAGGACAAAACCAAGGTGACCAAACGGAACATGAAGTACAGCAAGCTGGTCATGATCTACGAGGAGAATgcaccatttccaccaccgaacgaaccggaacCATGA
- the LOC126569417 gene encoding N-glycosylase/DNA lyase gives MTTAAVSKWRSLLCESSQLQLKATLLGGQSFRWKDYKSTGKGESDDGNGEFIGVFANIVWLLRQTERELQYRIVGEQLYPNASDNAPQTPAVASKTPEGTNLAQVRMKVPEPKEFAKDSELLYPAAHYEQLLRIYFRLDVDLEQHYRKWIECHDHFANSAHRFYAVRQLDQDPVENLFSFICSQNNHITRISDLVEKLCSNYGDKICDYEGTTYWNFPSVEALADGAVETQLRELGFGYRAKYIQGSAGKILSLGGLEWFRRLTELDYKAARTELIGLPGIGPKVADCVCLMSLNHLQAIPVDTHVFQLAKHYLSGLGNKTQAVTDKQYVLVADKFREIYGPYAGWAQTVLFCSDLRQFKDRNENNVPSSDKVPVPKKKAKKGN, from the exons ATGACCACTGCCGCCGTTTCCAAGTGGCGATCGTTACTCTGCGAATCCAGTCAACTCCAGCTAAAGGCAACTCTGCTCGGTGGTCAAAGCTTCCG ATGGAAAGATTACAAATCAACCGGAAAAGGAGAATCAGATGATGGAAACGGCGAGTTCATCGGTGTATTTGCCAACATCGTGTGGCTGCTGCGACAAACGGAACGGGAGCTACAGTACCGGATCGTCGGAGAGCAACTGTACCCGAATGCGTCCGACAATGCGCCCCAAACACCGGCGGTAGCTAGCAAGACCCCCGAGGGTACTAATCTAGCGCAGGTTCGGATGAAGGTGCCCGAGCCGAAGGAATTTGCCAAGGACAGTGAATTGCTGTATCCTGCCGCGCACTATGAGCAACTGTTGCGGATCTACTTTCGGTTGGACGTCGATCTGGAGCAACACTATCGGAAGTGGATCGAGTGTCACGATCACTTCGCCAACAGTGCCCACCGGTTTTACGCAGTCCGGCAGCTGGACCAGGATCCGGTCGAGAATCTGTTCAGTTTCATCTGCTCCCAGAACAATCACATCACAAG AATCTCGGATCTGGTAGAGAAACTATGCTCGAACTATGGGGACAAGATTTGCGACTACGAAGGCACCACGTACTGGAACTTCCCCTCAGTCGAGGCCCTTGCGGACGGCGCGGTCGAAACCCAATTGCGTGAGCTTGGATTCGGGTATCGCGCCAAGTACATACAAGGGTCTGCGGGCAAAATCCTTTCGCTCGGTGGTCTCGAATGGTTCCGGCGTCTAACCGAGCTCGACTACAAAGCGGCCCGTACGGAACTGATCGGACTGCCGGGCATCGGGCCGAAGGTGGCCGATTGTGTGTGCTTGATGTCCCTCAACCACCTGCAGGCCATTCCGGTCGATACGCACGTCTTTCAGCTGGCCAAGCACTACCTAAGCGGGCTCGGTAACAAGACGCAGGCCGTCACCGATAAGCAGTACGTGCTGGTGGCGGACAAGTTCCGGGAGATCTACGGACCGTACGCTGGCTGGGCACAGACCGTGCTGTTCTGTTCCGATTTGCGACAGTTTAAGGATCGGAACGAAAACAACGTACCATCGAGCGATAAGGTCCCGGTaccgaagaagaaagcgaagaaagggAACTGA